Proteins encoded in a region of the Devosia sp. RR2S18 genome:
- a CDS encoding N-formylglutamate amidohydrolase: protein MLAEKSVLVSNARGPSPFVIVCDHASNHLPAQYGDLGLTPSQRLSHIAWDPGALAVSRHLSEMLDAPLVQSTFSRLIVDPNRSLEAPDLIWTLSEATRIPGNENISAEERQFRIDHFHRPYHASIETLLEARRHAGQETILVCMHSFTPVYHGVARPWPIGVIHGVDIRFTQAFFDALQAEDPAMNVGWNLPYAALQGITLTLERHGDGRGLEATMIEIRHDEILDPTGVNFWSGRIATCLQTARQARRSERFG from the coding sequence GTGCTGGCAGAAAAATCGGTGCTGGTCTCGAACGCACGGGGGCCCTCCCCTTTCGTCATTGTGTGCGACCACGCCTCCAACCACCTCCCGGCGCAATATGGCGATCTCGGCCTGACTCCGAGCCAACGGCTCAGTCACATCGCCTGGGATCCCGGGGCCCTCGCCGTCAGTCGTCACCTCTCGGAAATGCTGGACGCGCCGCTGGTGCAGTCGACCTTTTCTCGGCTGATCGTCGATCCCAACCGCTCCCTGGAAGCGCCGGACCTGATCTGGACCCTGTCGGAGGCAACCCGCATTCCGGGTAACGAGAACATCTCGGCCGAAGAACGGCAGTTCCGGATCGATCACTTCCACCGGCCTTACCATGCGTCTATCGAAACGCTGCTGGAGGCACGAAGGCATGCGGGGCAGGAGACCATTCTTGTGTGTATGCACTCCTTCACGCCGGTTTACCACGGCGTGGCGCGTCCATGGCCAATTGGCGTCATCCACGGAGTAGACATCCGCTTCACGCAAGCCTTCTTCGATGCCCTCCAGGCGGAGGACCCCGCCATGAATGTGGGCTGGAACCTGCCGTACGCCGCATTGCAGGGCATCACGCTCACCCTGGAACGGCATGGCGATGGACGCGGGCTCGAGGCCACCATGATCGAGATCAGGCACGACGAAATCCTCGATCCGACCGGCGTCAACTTCTGGTCCGGCCGGATCGCAACATGTTTGCAGACGGCGCGGCAGGCGCGCCGTAGCGAGCGGTTCGGCTAG
- a CDS encoding PilZ domain-containing protein, whose product MRAPSERRAAARRRVDLSATAVFDEGCARVSAHVRNVSESGAKVDISPDHKLPETFYMLMPQHQLQPCRVVWRRDGALGLAFLP is encoded by the coding sequence ATGCGAGCACCGTCAGAGCGTCGAGCGGCTGCACGGCGGAGAGTTGATCTTTCAGCGACCGCCGTCTTCGACGAGGGCTGCGCCCGCGTTTCCGCTCACGTCCGCAACGTGTCCGAGAGCGGCGCCAAGGTCGACATATCCCCCGATCACAAGCTCCCCGAGACGTTCTACATGCTGATGCCACAGCACCAGCTGCAACCCTGCCGAGTAGTATGGCGTCGCGATGGCGCCCTCGGCCTGGCTTTCCTCCCTTAG
- a CDS encoding sugar kinase, translating to MAQRFVSIGECMIEMSGGEDRLYRLGYAGDTLNTAWYMRALLGEDWSVDYFTGLGQDRYSGDIRAFLEANRIGTRHIRTVPERRPGLYMIHQEGGDRHFTYWRDTSAAKLLAEDKNALHAAVEGAAMVYFSGITLAILAPRARGRLLGSIVKARDNGARIAFDTNLRPALWSSPRVMASVLTAAASLCDIVLPTHTDEAPLFGDRSIDNTADRYLELGVEEVVVKDGPGEALIATATDRVRVAPTPARSVVDATGAGDSFNGGYLSARLAGKSLVEAAEAGHRVAGIVIEHKGALIEPKLLT from the coding sequence GTGGCACAGCGTTTCGTCAGCATCGGGGAATGCATGATCGAGATGAGTGGGGGCGAAGACCGCCTCTACCGGTTGGGCTACGCTGGCGATACGCTCAACACCGCCTGGTATATGCGTGCCCTGCTGGGCGAGGATTGGTCCGTCGACTATTTCACCGGGTTGGGCCAAGATCGCTATTCCGGCGATATCCGCGCCTTTCTCGAAGCCAACCGCATCGGTACGCGTCATATCCGCACCGTGCCCGAGCGGCGGCCCGGCCTCTACATGATCCATCAAGAGGGTGGCGACCGGCACTTCACCTATTGGCGCGACACTTCCGCGGCCAAGCTGCTTGCCGAGGACAAGAACGCCCTTCATGCAGCCGTGGAAGGCGCGGCGATGGTGTATTTCTCGGGGATTACGCTGGCAATCCTGGCGCCGCGGGCCCGTGGCCGGCTGCTCGGGTCCATCGTCAAAGCGCGCGACAATGGCGCCCGGATCGCGTTCGACACCAATTTGCGGCCGGCCCTGTGGAGCAGTCCGCGGGTTATGGCCTCGGTCCTTACGGCCGCAGCCAGTCTTTGCGACATCGTGCTGCCCACCCATACCGACGAGGCGCCCCTGTTCGGCGATCGCTCGATCGACAATACGGCCGATCGGTATCTGGAACTGGGTGTCGAGGAAGTGGTGGTCAAAGATGGCCCGGGCGAAGCGCTGATCGCTACTGCGACGGACCGGGTGCGGGTCGCGCCGACGCCAGCCCGCAGCGTGGTCGATGCGACGGGGGCGGGCGACAGCTTCAATGGAGGCTACCTCTCGGCGCGGCTCGCCGGCAAGTCGCTCGTCGAGGCTGCGGAGGCGGGACATCGCGTCGCCGGCATCGTCATCGAGCACAAGGGCGCGTTGATTGAGCCTAAGCTGCTTACCTAG
- a CDS encoding catechol 1,2-dioxygenase, translated as MIDASVQTDIRSQPLLPLTTTLGPVRLAVTDRVRALSIWQDVVGLELLNERGGELVLGAGGKPLIVLETGATRPVVPGSIGLYHLAIHVPHRADLAQMAVRALQRNVRIAPTDHLVSEAIYLWDFDGNGIEITFETPWRGTLGDPDKGFYAITAGGQPHSGRDPIDLDGLLAELGPQPVLAAHMPAGTRIGHVHLHVTDLAGAMTFYRDVVGFAGFLLIHSFGMGDVGLDYMPHTIAFNIWSGTSASLPPAGSAGLRWFTLVLPDAEGLAAVRQRLSGAGAPLSEVTGGFETEDPFGNRLRLLLA; from the coding sequence ATGATCGACGCCAGTGTGCAAACCGACATCCGCTCGCAGCCCCTGCTGCCGCTGACCACCACGCTGGGCCCGGTGCGTTTGGCGGTGACCGACCGCGTCCGCGCCCTCTCCATCTGGCAGGATGTCGTGGGTTTGGAGCTTTTAAATGAGCGAGGAGGCGAGCTGGTCCTGGGCGCTGGTGGCAAGCCGCTGATCGTGCTCGAGACGGGTGCGACGCGTCCGGTGGTGCCGGGCAGCATCGGCCTCTATCACCTGGCGATCCATGTGCCGCATCGCGCCGATCTGGCGCAGATGGCCGTACGGGCCCTCCAGCGCAATGTACGCATTGCGCCGACCGATCATCTGGTTTCCGAAGCAATCTATCTCTGGGATTTCGATGGCAATGGCATCGAGATCACCTTCGAAACGCCCTGGCGCGGCACGCTCGGCGACCCCGACAAGGGCTTCTACGCCATCACGGCCGGTGGGCAGCCCCATTCCGGCCGCGATCCCATCGACCTTGATGGCCTGCTTGCCGAACTCGGTCCCCAGCCCGTGCTCGCGGCCCACATGCCGGCGGGCACGCGCATCGGTCACGTGCATCTGCATGTCACCGACCTTGCCGGCGCCATGACCTTTTATCGGGACGTGGTCGGCTTTGCGGGATTCCTTTTGATCCACTCCTTCGGCATGGGCGATGTGGGGCTCGACTACATGCCGCACACCATTGCCTTCAACATCTGGTCGGGTACCTCAGCGAGCCTGCCACCTGCTGGTTCTGCCGGATTGCGCTGGTTTACGTTGGTCTTGCCCGACGCCGAGGGCCTAGCGGCCGTGCGCCAACGCCTCTCAGGCGCCGGTGCGCCCCTAAGTGAGGTCACGGGTGGCTTCGAAACCGAGGACCCGTTCGGCAACCGGCTGCGCCTCCTGCTCGCCTGA
- a CDS encoding glycosyltransferase family 2 protein — protein sequence MEATSPETLVAAAAEPDDIRFSLVAVPDAMPRTKPKALDYVLPLCRGEFVVVYDAEDIPDPDQLWKAAARFRDAPDLECLQARLEIDNGRQNWLTALFAGEYAGLFGVLLPALAHWRMPMPLGGTSNHFRLATLRELGGWDAFNVTEDADLGMRMARRRMLVDLLDSTTHETAPFRLLPWIGQRTRWMKGWMQTFIVHNRDPGKLLAEMGLPAMVCFEVMVLGMILAPILHTGLAMVVLARLVTGQALISPDLWSAFFVAVLMIGYGSALAITSAGLARRKRLHLVAQQMLLPVYWLLMSLATIRALHELVVRPFHWFKSPHEPVRPGDGGSARSWWLKGRAPAPAEASSRQ from the coding sequence GTGGAAGCGACGTCGCCGGAGACCCTGGTAGCGGCAGCGGCCGAGCCGGACGATATCCGCTTCTCGCTGGTGGCGGTGCCCGACGCCATGCCGCGCACCAAGCCCAAGGCGCTCGACTATGTCTTGCCGCTCTGTCGCGGCGAGTTTGTGGTGGTGTATGACGCCGAGGATATTCCCGATCCTGACCAGTTGTGGAAAGCAGCCGCGCGCTTCCGTGACGCGCCGGATCTGGAATGCCTCCAAGCCCGGCTGGAGATCGACAATGGCCGTCAGAACTGGCTAACGGCGCTCTTCGCCGGAGAATATGCCGGGCTCTTCGGCGTGCTGTTGCCGGCACTGGCTCACTGGCGTATGCCGATGCCGCTGGGCGGCACCTCCAACCATTTCCGCCTGGCGACACTGCGGGAGCTGGGCGGCTGGGACGCCTTCAACGTCACCGAGGATGCCGATCTGGGCATGCGCATGGCGCGGCGTCGCATGCTGGTGGACTTGCTGGACTCCACCACCCACGAAACGGCACCGTTCCGGCTCCTACCCTGGATCGGGCAGCGGACGCGCTGGATGAAGGGCTGGATGCAAACCTTTATCGTGCACAATCGCGATCCGGGGAAGCTGCTGGCCGAGATGGGCCTACCCGCCATGGTTTGCTTCGAAGTGATGGTGCTGGGCATGATCCTGGCGCCCATCCTCCACACCGGCTTGGCGATGGTGGTGCTGGCGCGGCTGGTGACAGGACAGGCGCTGATCAGCCCCGACCTCTGGTCGGCGTTCTTTGTGGCGGTGCTGATGATCGGCTATGGCAGTGCGCTCGCCATAACGAGCGCCGGGCTCGCCCGCCGCAAGCGCCTCCACCTGGTCGCGCAGCAGATGCTGCTGCCGGTTTACTGGCTTCTGATGTCGCTAGCGACAATACGCGCGCTGCATGAATTGGTGGTGCGGCCGTTCCACTGGTTCAAGTCGCCGCACGAGCCGGTGAGGCCCGGAGACGGCGGTTCTGCCAGAAGCTGGTGGCTGAAAGGCCGGGCGCCTGCACCCGCGGAGGCTTCCTCAAGGCAGTAA
- the ppk2 gene encoding polyphosphate kinase 2 codes for MSDPFEQFDIENPELPAFIKDEALTSGGYPYADKLDKKTYEAEMYALQVQLVRLQAHLAQSGERIMIVFEGRDAAGKGGTIKRYLENLNPRYTTIAALPKPNDRERTQWYFQRYVDWMPAAGETVLFDRSWYNRAGVERVMGFATPEEVDHFLEEAPEFEKRITKDGIHLFKFWLSIGREMQLQRFHDRRHDPLKQWKLSPIDLEALSKWDAYSEARDEMLRRADCPHAPWTIIRSNDKKRARLNLIRSVLSRLDYAGKDEEAVGHIDRNIVLSASGFTQLRPGEQ; via the coding sequence GTGAGTGACCCTTTCGAGCAATTCGACATCGAGAACCCCGAGCTGCCAGCCTTCATCAAGGACGAGGCACTGACTTCGGGCGGCTACCCCTACGCGGACAAGCTCGACAAGAAGACCTATGAGGCGGAGATGTATGCTCTGCAGGTGCAGCTTGTGCGGCTTCAGGCGCATCTGGCGCAAAGCGGCGAACGCATCATGATTGTCTTCGAGGGACGCGATGCCGCCGGCAAAGGCGGAACCATCAAGCGCTATCTCGAAAACCTAAACCCACGCTACACCACCATCGCCGCTCTGCCCAAGCCCAACGATCGGGAGCGAACGCAGTGGTACTTCCAGCGTTATGTCGACTGGATGCCGGCAGCAGGGGAAACGGTGCTGTTTGACCGCTCCTGGTATAATCGGGCTGGCGTCGAGCGGGTTATGGGCTTTGCCACTCCCGAGGAGGTCGACCACTTTCTCGAAGAGGCGCCCGAGTTCGAGAAGCGGATTACCAAAGACGGCATTCATCTATTCAAGTTCTGGCTGTCGATCGGGCGCGAGATGCAGCTCCAGCGCTTCCACGATCGCCGCCACGATCCGCTCAAGCAGTGGAAGCTGTCGCCGATCGACCTCGAGGCACTGTCCAAGTGGGACGCCTATTCTGAAGCGCGCGACGAGATGCTGCGCCGGGCCGACTGCCCGCATGCACCCTGGACGATCATCAGGTCCAACGATAAGAAACGCGCCCGGCTCAATCTCATTCGCAGTGTCCTGTCGCGTCTGGACTATGCTGGCAAGGACGAAGAAGCGGTGGGGCATATCGACCGCAACATCGTGCTCAGTGCTAGCGGCTTCACCCAGCTTAGGCCCGGTGAACAATAG
- a CDS encoding sensor histidine kinase: MDEPSSSQPSHRLSTLAARMVAQAGLVAGLGGIFFALALFGDLSVGGAVVGFIASAAAIAVIPSGIVTITRTIERQREQQPQQPAITDFADALTEPCMILDRRAVVVHANAAAVRQFPAVTRAIPITLFLRNPELLQAIEAVVRNGETRSVELHETVPSETWDKVMVAPLRRAGVEWLNDDNRQLVITVQSLTELKRVDALRTDFIANASHELRTPLASLLGFIDTLLGPAAKDAVAREKFLGIMRGQAERMSKLIDDLLSLSRIEMHQHVRPTATIDLAGLLREVREGLSIQAKASDVEIRLTLFEGPTTTTGDRGQLYEVFENLLENAIKYGGEGKPVEISLEPAGKPGFQHQVTVIDHGPGVEPEHVPRLTERFYRIDADASRKKKGTGLGLAIVKHIVQRHRGQLTIKSKPGEGLRVEVLLP; this comes from the coding sequence ATGGACGAGCCCAGTTCAAGCCAGCCATCCCATCGCCTGTCGACGCTAGCCGCCCGCATGGTCGCGCAGGCGGGGCTGGTTGCCGGGCTGGGCGGCATCTTCTTCGCTTTGGCGCTGTTTGGAGATCTCAGCGTAGGCGGCGCCGTTGTCGGCTTCATCGCTTCGGCCGCAGCAATCGCCGTCATTCCCTCTGGCATCGTCACCATCACCCGCACCATCGAACGGCAGCGCGAACAGCAGCCGCAGCAGCCTGCCATTACCGATTTCGCCGATGCGCTCACCGAACCCTGCATGATCCTTGATCGTCGTGCCGTTGTCGTTCACGCCAATGCCGCAGCCGTGCGCCAGTTCCCAGCCGTGACGCGTGCCATCCCCATAACGCTCTTTCTGCGCAATCCCGAACTGCTGCAGGCGATCGAAGCCGTTGTCCGCAACGGCGAAACGCGCTCGGTGGAACTTCATGAAACGGTACCCTCCGAAACCTGGGACAAGGTCATGGTGGCGCCGCTCCGCCGGGCAGGCGTGGAGTGGCTCAACGACGACAACCGCCAACTGGTCATCACGGTGCAAAGCCTAACCGAACTCAAGCGGGTCGATGCGCTGCGGACCGACTTCATCGCCAATGCCAGCCATGAGCTGCGCACCCCGCTGGCTTCCCTCTTGGGCTTCATCGATACGCTGCTGGGGCCGGCCGCCAAGGACGCAGTCGCCCGTGAGAAATTCCTTGGCATCATGCGGGGCCAGGCGGAGCGGATGAGCAAGCTCATCGATGATCTCCTATCGCTGTCGCGCATCGAGATGCATCAGCACGTCAGACCCACAGCCACCATTGACCTAGCAGGCCTGCTGCGCGAAGTCCGGGAGGGCCTTTCGATCCAGGCCAAGGCCTCGGACGTGGAAATCCGACTGACTCTGTTCGAGGGCCCCACCACCACGACCGGTGATCGGGGGCAGCTCTATGAAGTCTTTGAGAACCTGCTCGAAAACGCCATCAAATACGGCGGAGAGGGCAAGCCTGTCGAAATCAGCCTGGAACCCGCCGGTAAGCCCGGCTTTCAGCATCAGGTGACGGTGATCGATCATGGGCCCGGCGTCGAGCCGGAGCATGTACCGCGCCTCACCGAACGCTTCTACCGCATCGACGCAGATGCCAGCCGCAAGAAAAAGGGCACCGGGCTGGGCCTCGCCATCGTCAAGCACATCGTTCAGCGCCACCGCGGGCAGCTAACCATCAAGAGCAAGCCCGGCGAGGGCCTGCGCGTCGAAGTCTTACTGCCTTGA
- a CDS encoding mannitol dehydrogenase family protein, translated as MRLSATILAQPHSGLALPAYDRSKITPGIVHLGIGAFHRAHMAVYVDDLLGEHSDWAIVGASLRRPDTKEALAPQEGLYTVAVRDAAGTHPRIIGSILDVLDANTEREDLLALLADPQIRIVSLTVTEKGYCHDPATGELDENHPDIVHDLANPSAPSSAPGMLVEALTRRRNNGIAPFAVMSCDNLPSNGATVRRIVSRFALLREEALGAWVAEEVAFPGTMVDRIVPSTTDADRAAVAELIGAEDAWPIMTEPFTQWVIEDNFPQGRPPFETVGAQLVNDVEPFERMKLRMLNGSHSSMAYLGYLAGYEYISDVMGDDNYVKLIHGLMTEEVMPTLHMEGVDLGSYRDQLLDRFRNPALQHRTWQIAMDGSQKLPQRLLGTIRDRLAANQPIDRLGLGVAAWMRYVTGVDEKGENIDVRDPLAMRMLAIAADAGDDPKALFTGLVALTEIFGSDLADNEVFASTVTRHLESLFDQGAAETVAQLVS; from the coding sequence ATGCGCCTCAGCGCCACCATCCTCGCCCAGCCCCATTCAGGTCTTGCCCTTCCTGCCTATGATCGCAGCAAGATCACCCCCGGCATCGTCCATCTGGGCATCGGCGCTTTCCATCGCGCGCACATGGCTGTTTACGTCGACGACCTCCTGGGAGAGCACTCCGACTGGGCTATTGTCGGGGCCAGCCTCCGCCGCCCCGACACCAAGGAGGCCCTTGCGCCACAGGAAGGGCTCTATACGGTCGCCGTCCGCGATGCTGCCGGCACCCACCCCCGCATCATCGGCTCCATCCTCGATGTGCTCGATGCCAATACTGAGCGCGAGGACCTGCTGGCCCTTCTGGCCGACCCTCAGATCCGCATCGTCTCGCTGACGGTCACTGAAAAGGGCTACTGCCATGACCCCGCAACCGGCGAGCTTGACGAAAATCATCCCGACATCGTCCACGACCTCGCCAACCCGAGTGCGCCCAGTTCGGCACCCGGCATGCTGGTCGAAGCCCTCACGCGCCGGCGCAACAACGGAATTGCCCCCTTCGCGGTGATGAGTTGTGACAATTTGCCGTCCAACGGTGCAACAGTCCGTCGCATCGTTTCGCGGTTTGCGCTGCTGCGCGAGGAGGCTCTGGGCGCCTGGGTTGCCGAGGAAGTGGCCTTTCCCGGCACCATGGTGGACCGCATCGTCCCCTCCACGACCGACGCCGACCGCGCCGCTGTTGCCGAGCTCATCGGGGCCGAAGACGCCTGGCCGATCATGACCGAGCCCTTCACCCAATGGGTGATCGAGGACAATTTTCCCCAGGGCCGCCCGCCTTTCGAGACAGTCGGCGCCCAGCTGGTCAACGATGTCGAGCCGTTCGAACGCATGAAGCTGCGCATGCTCAATGGCAGCCATTCGAGCATGGCATATCTCGGCTATCTCGCTGGTTACGAATACATTTCTGACGTTATGGGCGACGACAACTACGTCAAGCTCATCCATGGCCTGATGACCGAAGAGGTCATGCCTACCCTCCACATGGAAGGGGTGGACCTGGGCTCCTATCGGGACCAGCTGCTTGACCGCTTCCGCAATCCGGCCCTCCAGCACCGCACCTGGCAGATCGCCATGGATGGCAGCCAGAAGCTGCCGCAGCGCCTGCTCGGCACCATTCGCGACCGGCTCGCGGCCAATCAGCCCATCGACCGGCTGGGCCTCGGCGTCGCCGCCTGGATGCGCTATGTGACCGGCGTTGACGAAAAGGGCGAGAACATCGACGTGCGCGATCCGCTCGCTATGCGCATGCTCGCCATTGCGGCCGACGCCGGTGACGACCCCAAGGCTCTATTCACCGGGCTCGTGGCACTGACGGAGATCTTCGGCAGCGATTTGGCCGACAACGAAGTCTTCGCGTCCACCGTCACCCGCCATCTCGAGAGTCTATTTGACCAGGGCGCCGCCGAGACGGTGGCGCAGCTTGTGAGCTAG
- a CDS encoding DUF924 family protein, with protein MHSAEDVIHFWFQQHGPDDWFAGKPEFDAKIAERFAETHTHVAKGEAWEWRRTPAGRLAEIIVLDQFSRQLFRQSPRAFAQDGMALVLAQEAIADDADHHVDAAWRGFFYLPYMHAESLVIQREGVRLYQGLGDAEQLDYMLKHLHAIERFGRFPFRNAALGRQSTAEEEAYMADAGDRAF; from the coding sequence ATGCACAGTGCCGAGGACGTCATCCATTTCTGGTTCCAACAGCACGGGCCGGACGATTGGTTTGCCGGCAAGCCCGAGTTCGACGCCAAGATCGCCGAGCGTTTCGCCGAAACCCACACCCATGTCGCCAAGGGCGAAGCCTGGGAATGGCGGCGTACGCCGGCGGGTCGCCTTGCGGAAATCATCGTCCTAGACCAATTCTCGCGGCAGCTGTTCCGCCAGTCACCACGCGCCTTCGCGCAGGACGGCATGGCCCTGGTGTTGGCGCAGGAGGCGATTGCCGACGACGCCGACCACCATGTCGATGCCGCCTGGCGCGGCTTTTTCTATCTACCCTATATGCATGCCGAGTCCCTCGTAATCCAGCGTGAGGGCGTGCGCCTCTACCAGGGCCTGGGGGATGCCGAGCAGCTCGACTATATGCTCAAGCACCTCCACGCCATCGAGCGCTTCGGCCGCTTCCCCTTCCGCAATGCGGCACTCGGACGGCAGTCGACTGCCGAAGAGGAGGCCTATATGGCCGACGCGGGCGATCGGGCCTTCTGA